In the genome of Cupriavidus malaysiensis, one region contains:
- a CDS encoding ABC transporter substrate-binding protein: MHPIRSWRRGLRAIALALGTAALSHAAAAQTAICYNCPPEWADWAAQIRAIKDKTGVTVPFDNKNSGQSLAQLVAEKASPVADVVYYGVTFGIQARKDGVTAAYKPAHWADIPDGLKDPQGNWFAIHSGTMGFMVNVDALRGKPVPQSWADLLKPEYKGLVGYLDPASAFVGYVGAVAVNQALGGTLDNFGPAFKYFKDLQKNQPIVPKQTAYARVLSGEIPILLDYDFNAYRARYKDHANVAFVIPKEGSVVVPYVMSLVNKAPHEAEGRKVLDFVLSDAGQALWANAYLRPVRGTMPKDVQARFLPAADYARARTVDYGKMAEVQKAFSDQYLKEVR, encoded by the coding sequence ATGCATCCGATTCGTTCCTGGCGCCGCGGCCTGCGCGCGATCGCACTGGCCCTCGGCACCGCCGCGCTCAGCCATGCCGCCGCCGCCCAGACCGCGATCTGCTACAACTGCCCGCCCGAATGGGCCGACTGGGCCGCGCAGATCCGCGCCATCAAGGACAAGACCGGCGTCACCGTGCCGTTCGACAACAAGAACTCCGGCCAGTCGCTGGCGCAACTGGTGGCCGAGAAGGCCAGCCCGGTCGCCGACGTGGTCTACTACGGCGTGACCTTCGGCATCCAGGCCCGCAAGGACGGCGTCACCGCCGCCTACAAGCCGGCCCACTGGGCCGACATTCCCGACGGCCTCAAGGACCCGCAGGGCAACTGGTTCGCCATCCACTCGGGCACCATGGGCTTCATGGTCAATGTCGACGCGCTGCGCGGCAAGCCGGTGCCGCAGTCGTGGGCCGACCTGCTCAAGCCCGAGTACAAGGGCCTGGTCGGCTATCTCGACCCCGCCAGCGCCTTCGTCGGCTACGTCGGCGCGGTGGCCGTCAACCAGGCGCTGGGCGGCACCCTGGACAACTTCGGCCCGGCCTTCAAGTACTTCAAGGACCTGCAGAAGAACCAGCCCATCGTGCCCAAGCAGACCGCCTACGCGCGCGTGCTGTCGGGCGAGATCCCCATCCTGCTGGACTACGACTTCAACGCCTACCGGGCGCGCTACAAGGACCACGCCAACGTCGCCTTCGTCATTCCGAAGGAAGGCTCGGTGGTGGTGCCTTATGTGATGAGCCTGGTCAACAAGGCTCCGCATGAAGCCGAGGGCCGCAAGGTGCTCGACTTCGTGCTGTCCGACGCCGGCCAGGCGCTGTGGGCCAATGCCTACCTGCGGCCGGTGCGCGGCACCATGCCCAAGGACGTGCAGGCGCGCTTCCTGCCGGCCGCCGACTACGCGCGCGCCAGGACGGTGGACTACGGCAAGATGGCCGAGGTGCAGAAAGCCTTCAGCGACCAGTATTTGAAGGAGGTGCGCTGA
- a CDS encoding ABC transporter permease, which yields MPRRPPLLFLFALPALVVFAAFFCLPMARLLAVSVGGEQGAGVYWTMLSSPRYLHSLLVTVLLSGTVTLATLLIAGVAGTFLQRHPVPGKPVLVAMLTFPLAFPGVVIGFMVIMLGGRNGLLAALGDQLAGERWTFAYGLAGLFVGYLYFSIPRVILTVMAAVEKLDPSLEEAARSLGAGPWGVVRDVMLPALMPALVSSGAICFATSMGAFGTAFTLATQLDVLPLTIYNEFTNYANFGMAAALSVLLGAVTWALLALARWFSGDAVAATA from the coding sequence ATGCCACGCCGCCCCCCGCTCCTCTTCCTCTTCGCCCTGCCCGCGCTGGTCGTCTTCGCGGCCTTCTTCTGCCTGCCGATGGCCAGGCTGCTCGCCGTCAGCGTCGGCGGCGAACAGGGCGCCGGCGTCTACTGGACCATGCTCAGCAGCCCGCGCTACCTGCACAGCCTGCTGGTGACCGTGCTGCTGTCCGGCACGGTGACGCTGGCCACGCTGCTGATCGCCGGCGTGGCCGGCACCTTCCTGCAGCGCCACCCGGTGCCGGGCAAGCCGGTGCTGGTCGCCATGCTGACCTTTCCGCTGGCCTTCCCGGGCGTGGTGATCGGCTTCATGGTGATCATGCTGGGCGGCCGCAACGGCCTGCTGGCGGCGCTCGGCGACCAGCTGGCCGGCGAGCGCTGGACCTTCGCCTACGGCCTGGCCGGCCTGTTCGTCGGCTATCTGTACTTCTCCATCCCGCGCGTGATCCTCACCGTGATGGCGGCGGTGGAGAAGCTCGACCCCTCGCTGGAAGAGGCGGCGCGCTCGCTCGGCGCCGGCCCCTGGGGCGTGGTGCGCGACGTCATGCTGCCCGCGCTGATGCCGGCGCTGGTGTCGAGCGGCGCGATCTGCTTCGCCACCAGCATGGGCGCCTTCGGCACGGCCTTCACGCTGGCCACCCAGCTCGACGTGCTGCCGCTCACCATCTACAACGAGTTCACCAACTACGCCAATTTCGGCATGGCCGCCGCGCTGTCGGTGCTGTTGGGCGCGGTCACCTGGGCCCTGCTGGCGCTGGCGCGCTGGTTCTCGGGCGACGCCGTGGCCGCCACCGCCTAG